The Nitrospiraceae bacterium sequence TTTCTTCCATCAGATGGTCTGGTCATAGGGATTAATCCCGGTTCGGTGTATGGATCGGCCAAGCGATGGATACCGGAACGTTTCGCGGAGGTGGGTGATTGCCTGGTTGAGCGTCTAACAAAAGAATTTCCCGGGGCTCCGTTTGTCCGCTGTGTCCTGATTGGAGGCAAAGGGGAAGAAGAGCTTGCGCAGGACATTGCCAGACGGATGCGGTATGAGCCGATTGTCCTCTCAGGACAAACCACCATACAGGAATTGATGGGAGTGTTGACACGCTGCTCCATCTTGGTTACCAACGACACGGGACCCATGCATGTGGCCCAGGCTCTTGGGGTACCGGTCGCGGCGATTTTTGGTTCAACGGATCCCTCCACGACAGGTCCTTATGGGCAATTCAGTGGCGTGGTGACGGCATCGGTCCGTTGTGCACCGTGCTTATTGCGCGCCTGTCCGATTGATCATCGTTGCATGAGCCAGGTGTCCGTTGAGCAGGTTGTGGACGTCGCGTTGTCTCAACTCAGGCTGATGTCAGCAGGCTACCCGAACGAGGGGCAGATCAGAGGGCATGTTGGATGAAAAATGAGTCCGCCGCACGGGGTACGGCCGTGTTTTTGGATCGGGATGGCACCTTGAACCACGATACGGGGTATGTCACTTCTCCCGAACAATTGGTGTTGTTCCCCGGAGTCCCTGAAGCCATCGCCCGATTAAACCGCTTAGGGGCTATGGTGCTTCTAGTCACCAATCAATCGGCGATTGGTCGGGGGATGATGACCATCGAAGGGTTGGAGTCGATCCATGAGAGGCTGGCGGAGTTGATTCGTCCGTCTGGAGCCAGGATTGATGGTATTTTCTTCTGCCCTCATCATCCTCAGGACGGGTGTGGATGTCGAAAGCCCAAAGCGGGGTTAATTCATCAAGCTGCCGCGCGCTTTGCTCTCGATGTGTCGCAGTGCTATCTGGTCGGGGACAAACGCAGTGATTTAGAGGCGGCTCGCACCGCCTCGGTACCCGGTGTCCT is a genomic window containing:
- the waaF gene encoding lipopolysaccharide heptosyltransferase II; its protein translation is MNILVRVPNWIGDAVMCLPALMDLRNHHPDAKVTVLARPIIGELLAGHPGVDEVMMYFHQGEHQGLFGLWRLIQLVKRKQFDRAVLFQNAFEAALIAWVAGIPSRIGYATDGRRWLLSEHVPSPDRAKLHHTAYYRDIVKAITHSPGKHHSPQLFLSPEVKHACARQFPEIFLPSDGLVIGINPGSVYGSAKRWIPERFAEVGDCLVERLTKEFPGAPFVRCVLIGGKGEEELAQDIARRMRYEPIVLSGQTTIQELMGVLTRCSILVTNDTGPMHVAQALGVPVAAIFGSTDPSTTGPYGQFSGVVTASVRCAPCLLRACPIDHRCMSQVSVEQVVDVALSQLRLMSAGYPNEGQIRGHVG
- a CDS encoding HAD family hydrolase — translated: MKNESAARGTAVFLDRDGTLNHDTGYVTSPEQLVLFPGVPEAIARLNRLGAMVLLVTNQSAIGRGMMTIEGLESIHERLAELIRPSGARIDGIFFCPHHPQDGCGCRKPKAGLIHQAAARFALDVSQCYLVGDKRSDLEAARTASVPGVLVMTSSYSADVVSARDAGQVPVDYVADTFVHAVDWIEQQIMNRNNRIRQNR